The genomic segment CGGCGCCGCCGTGGTGCTGCACGAGGCCGACCTGCTGGACGCCCCCGAGGAGCTGCTCCGGGTCGTGGAGCGGCGCGGCGTGACCGGGCTGGAGCTGCCCACCGCCTACTGGCACGAGTGGGTGCGCGCCCTGGCCCTGGCCGGCGAGCGCCTCCCGGCCCACGTGCGCTTCGTCATCATCGGCGGCGAGCGCGTCTCCCCCGAGCGGCTGGCCGAGTGGGCGCGCCTCGGCGTCCCGCTGGTGCACGTGTACGGGCTGACCGAGACCACGGTCACCACCACCACGCTCGACCTGCCGGCCGGCGACGACGGCTCGGCCTGGTCCAGCCTCCCCATCGGCCGCCCGGTCCCCGGGGCGCGCGTCTACCTGCTGGACCCACACCTGGATCCCGTTCCGGTGGGGGTGCCCGGCGAGCTGTGCGTGGGCGGAGCCGGGGTCGGGCGGGGCTACCTGGGGCGGCCGTCGCTCACCGCCGGGCGCTGGGTCCCCGACCCGTTCGCGGCGGAAGCCGGCGCGCGGATGTACCGCACCGGCGACCTCGCGCGCTGGCTGGCCGACGGAACCATCGAGTTCCTGGGGCGGACGGACCACCAGGTCAAGGTGCGCGGCTTCCGCGTGGAGCCGGGGGAGGTCGAGGCGGCGCTGCTCGCCCGGCCCGAGGTGCGCGAGGCGGTGGTGGCCGCCCGCCCCGCCCCGGGCGGCGGGGCGCGCCTGGTGGGCTGGTTGGTCCCGGCCGAGGGGTACTCGCCTGCCCCCGACGCCCTGGTGCGCCGGCCGGTGCGGCCGGAGCTGTGGCCCTCGCACGGCGAGTACCCGGTCTATGACGACCTGCTCTACCGCGCCATGGCCGAGGACGGGCGCCGCAACGCGGCGTACCGCGAGGCGCTGGCGGAGGTGGCGCCCGGGGCCGTGGTGCTGGACGTGGGGACCGGGGGCGAGGCGGTGCTCGCGCGCCTGGCCGTGGAGGCGGGGGCGCGCAGGGTATACGCGGTGGAGGCGATGGAGGCGTCGTTCCGGCAGGCGCGGGAGCGGGTCCGCGAGCTGGGGCTGGAAGACCGCATCGTGGTGCTGCACGGGGACGCGGCCACGGTGGAGGTTCCCGAGCCGGTGGACGTGTGCGTCTCGGAGCTGCTGGGGTGCGTGGGCAGCTCCGAGGGGGCCGTGGCCGCGTTGGACTCGGTGCGGCGCTGGCTGAAGCCGGAGGGGGCCATGGTGCCCCGCCGCTGCGTCACCCGCATCGCCGCCGCGCGCCTCCCGGACGAGCTGCACGCCGCTCCGGCGCTGGAAGAGCTGGGCGGGCACTACGCCGGGGAGGTCTTCGGGGTGGTGGGGCATCGGTTCGACCTGCGCCTGTGCGTGCGCAACCTCCCGGCCGACCACCTGCTCTCTCCTTCCGCCCCCTTCGAGGAGCTGGACTTCGCCCGCCCCGGCGGGGACGAGTGGGAGCACGAGGTGGAGCTGGCCGTCGCGCGCGGCGGGCGCCTGGACGGCTTCGTCGCCTGGATCCAGCTGTACGCGGGCGAGCGGCTGGGTGTGGATGCGCTGGAGCAGGAGAGCGCGTGGCTCCCCATGTTCTTCCCCGCCTTCTACCCGGGGGTGGAGGTGCGGGCGGGCGACACCCTGCGGGTCCGCTGCCAGTCGCGGCTCTCCGACGACGGCGTGCACCCCGACTACCGGGTCTCCGGCGTGCTGCACCGCCCGGGGCGCGGCGACGTCCCCTTCGCCCACCACTCGGTGCACCACGGCCCCGCCGCGTACCCCTCGCCGCTGCACCGGGAGGTCTTCGGCGGGGAGGGCGCGCGGACCCGCCCGGCGGAGGCCGCGGAGCGGGTCGGGTGGGGCGAGCTGCGGGCAGCCCTGGGGGAGGTGCTCCCGGGGCACATGGTCCCGGACGCCCTCGTGGCGCTGGAGTCGCTCCCGCTCACCCGGCACGGCAAGCTGGACCGCCGCGCCCTCCCCGACCCGGAGCCCTCCGCCGCGGCGGGGGCGTACCGCGCGCCGGAGGATGCCACCGGGGCGACGCTGGCCGGGATCTGGGCCACGGTGCTCGGGCTGGAGCGCGTGGGCGCCGACGACAACTTCTTCGCGCTGGGCGGCGACTCCATCCTCTCCATCCAGGTAGTCGCCCGCGCCCGGGCGGCGGGGGTGCGGATCACCCCCCGCCAGATCTTCGAGCACCCCACGGTGGCTGCGCTCGCCCGCGCGGCGCGCGAGTCGGCTCCCGCGGCCCGCGGCGAGGGGGGCTCCGCCGTGGGCGAGGCCCCGCTCACACCCGTGCAGCGCTGGTTTTTCGAGCAGGAGATCCCCGACCGGCACCACTGGAACGTGGCGGCGCTGCTGGAGCCGCGGGAGCGCCTGGACGCTGCCGTGCTGGAGGGGGCCGTCGCCGCGCTGCTGGAGCACCACGACGCCCTGCGGGCCCGCTTCGCCCCGGCCGGGGAAGGCTGGCGGCAGGAGATCGCCGCGGCCGCGGACGGCGTCCCGGTGGTCCGCCTGGACCTCGCCGGGCTCCCGGAAGCGGAGCAGGGAGGGGCGCTCGAGCGCGCCGCCGCCGAGCTGCAGGCGGCGCTCCGCCTGGAGCGGGGGCCGCTCCTGCGCGCGGCGCTCTTCGAGCGGGGGGAGGGGCGTACCCAGCGGGTGCTTCTGGTGGTGCACCACCTGGTGATGGACGGGGTCTCCTGGCGGGTCCTCATGGAGGACCTGGAGGCCGCCTGCGACGCGCTGTCGCGCGGCGTCCGCCCCGCGCTCCCCCCCCGCACCACCTCCTGGCGTCACTGGGCGGAGCGGCTGGCCGCCCACGCCGACGCCCCGGAGGTGCGGGCCCAGGCGGGCTTCTGGACGGCCGCCGTCCGGGACCTCCCGCCCCCGCTCCCCCTGGACTTCCGGCGCGGGCCCAACCTGGAGGGGACCGTCGAATCGGTGGCCGTGTCGCTGGACCCGGAGGAGACCCGCGCGCTTCTCCAGGAGGTCCCGCCCGTCTACCGCACCCGCGTGGACGAGGTGTTGCTCGCCGCGCTCGCACGGGCATTCGCGAGCTGGACCGGCGACGCGCGGCTCCGGGTGGAGCTGGAGGGGCATGGGCGCGAGGAGCTGTTCCCGGACGTGGACCTGTCGCGCACGGTGGGGTGGTTCACGACGCAGTACCCGGTGCTCCTGGACCTGCGCGGCGCCCCCGGCGAGGGCGACGCGCTCCGGGCGGTCAAGGAGCAGCTCCGCGCCGTCCCCGGCCGGGGGATCGGCTACGGCCTCCTCCGCTACCTGTCGTCCGACCCGGAGCTCCGTGCCGCGCTCGGGGCGGCGCGCCCGCCGGAGGTGGCCTTCAACTACCTGGGGCAGTTCCGCGACGCCGCGGCGGGCGACGGCCTCTTCGCCCGGGCCGCGGAGCCCACCGGCCCGCAGAGCAGCCCCCGCACCCCCCGCACGCACGCCCTCACCGTGGGCGCCCTGGTCGCCGACGACCGGCTGCGCGCCTGGTTCTCGTACAGCCCCGACCTGCACGAGAGGGGCACGGTGGAGGCGGTCGCCGGGCGCTTCGCGGCGGAGCTGCGCGGGGTGATCGAGCACTGCCGCGCGCCGGGGGCCGGCGGCTACACCCCCTCCGACTTCACGGCGGTGCGGCTGGACCAGCGCTCGCTCGACAAGATCCTCCTGCAGGTGAAAGGGTAGACCCATGCCCGTCGGACCCGGCTCCATCCAGGACATCTGGCCCCTGTCTCCGCTGCAGGAGGAGATCCTGTTCCACACGCTCGCGGCCCCGGGATCGGGGGCGCACGTGGTGCAGTCCCGCTTCACCCTCTCCGGCCGCCTGGACGCGGACGCTTTCGAGCGGGCGTGGCAGGGGGCCGTGGACCGGCATGCCGTGCTCCGCACCGCCTTCGCCTGGGAGGACCTCGAGGAGCCGGTGCAGGTGGTGCTGCGCTCCCTCCCCGTGGCGGTGGCGCACCAGGACTGGCGGGGCCTTCCCCCCGTCGAGCAGCGCGAGCGCATGGCGGAGCTGCTGCGCCGCGACCGGGAGCGCGGCTTCGACCCGGCGCGCGCCCCGCTGATGCGGCTCCAGCTGGTGCGCCTGGCGGACGAAGTGCACGAGTTCGTGTGGACGCGCCACCACGTCCTGCTGGACGGGTGGAGCGACCCGCTGGTCTTCGGCGACGTGGTGGCGCTCTACGTGGCCGGAGTTCGCGGCGAGGAGGCGCAGCTCCCGCCGACCCGCCCGTACGGGGACTACGTGGCCTGGATCGGCCGCCGCGACATGGCCGCCGCCGAGGCATTCTGGCGCGGCGAGCTGCGCGGCGTGGAGGGGCCCACCCGCCTGGAGCTGGGCCCGGGCGACGGGCGCGGCTACGCCGGAGAGGAGGTCCGGCTCGTGGGCCCCGCGGCGGCGGCGCTCTCCGCGTGGATCCGGCGGGCCGGGCTCACCCCCGGAACCGTGGTGCACGGCGCCTGGGCGCTCCTCCTGGCGCGCTGCGCGGGAACGGACGGCGTGGTGTTCGGCAGCGTCGCCTCGGGACGGCCGGCCGAGCTGGAGGGGGCCGACCGCATGGTGGGTCTGTTCATCAACACCCTCCCGGTGCGGCTGCGCGTCCCCGAAGGGGAACGGGTGGAAGCCTGGCTGCGGGGAGTGCAGGCCTCGCAGGCGCGGTCGCGGGAGTGGGAGCACGCCTCCCCGGCGCGGGTGCGCGCCTGGAGCGGCCTCGCCCCCGGGACCCCGCTCTGGGAGAGCCTCCTGGTGTTCCAGAACTACCCGGTGGACCCGGCGCTCCGCTCCGCCACCGTGCCGGGGCTGCGCCTGGAGCGTGGCCCGGACGCGGAGCAGCCCGGCTACCCGCTGATGCTGAGCGCCTCCCTGGGCGATGAGCTGGTCCTGCGCGCCACGTTCGACCGGGCGCACTTCTCCGCCGCCGCCGTGCGCCGCGCCCTGGGGCACCTGCGCGCCCTGCTCCGGGCCATGGCGGCGGGTCCGGAGCGCAGGCTCGGCGAGCTGGAGATGCTGGACGCGGAGGAGCGGGCGCAGCTGGTGGCCGGGTGGAACGCCACCGCCGCGCCCTACCCGCGCGAGCGCTGCCTGCACGAGCGCTTCGAAGAGCAGGCCGCCGCCGATCCCGGCGCGGTCGCCCTGCTCCGGGGGGAGGAGCGGATCACGCGCGGCGAGCTGGACCGGCGCGCCAACCGCCTGGCCCACCACCTC from the Longimicrobiaceae bacterium genome contains:
- a CDS encoding condensation domain-containing protein; this translates as MPVGPGSIQDIWPLSPLQEEILFHTLAAPGSGAHVVQSRFTLSGRLDADAFERAWQGAVDRHAVLRTAFAWEDLEEPVQVVLRSLPVAVAHQDWRGLPPVEQRERMAELLRRDRERGFDPARAPLMRLQLVRLADEVHEFVWTRHHVLLDGWSDPLVFGDVVALYVAGVRGEEAQLPPTRPYGDYVAWIGRRDMAAAEAFWRGELRGVEGPTRLELGPGDGRGYAGEEVRLVGPAAAALSAWIRRAGLTPGTVVHGAWALLLARCAGTDGVVFGSVASGRPAELEGADRMVGLFINTLPVRLRVPEGERVEAWLRGVQASQARSREWEHASPARVRAWSGLAPGTPLWESLLVFQNYPVDPALRSATVPGLRLERGPDAEQPGYPLMLSASLGDELVLRATFDRAHFSAAAVRRALGHLRALLRAMAAGPERRLGELEMLDAEERAQLVAGWNATAAPYPRERCLHERFEEQAAADPGAVALLRGEERITRGELDRRANRLAHHLRALGAGPEVRVGVCLERSPESVAAVLAVLKAGAAYVPLDPDYPAERLEHVLRDSGARLLVTTGALAGRVGAPG